ATCAAGACCTGACAGTGAACTCATATAAACAACACGGGGATTGACTGAACGTTTTAGATTTGGAATCAACTGATGAGTACACAGAATCGCAGCTAAAAGATTGACCTGAATAATTTGTTCCATCTCCTCAATCGTTGATTGTTCAAACGAATAGGCCGGCTCAAATGCATCCTTTTCCCAGATTCCAGCGTTGTAAAACAGAAAATCAACTGCACGATCGCCAATTGCTTCCGATACCGTTGTTGCAGCCATTTTGGGAATAGACAAATCTGCTGGAATCCAAATTCTTGTTATCTGGTCAGAACGATCAAGACTGGGAGGACGGGTTCTGGAGATGAGAAACACCGTGTCTCCCGGATCAGGAAGACCAATGCTGCAACCCAAACCAACTCCCCGACTGGCTCCAAAAATTACAATAGTTGCCATTGTTCAGACTGTGTAGAGGTTCTAACTTTCTAAAGAAACATCTTTAGGAAAAGAATAGGCGATCGCCATTGACTTTGTAAAGATATTTCTTTACTTTGTAGATAGATAGAACGCAACCTATGGCAAAAAAGACCCAAACTCAAGAAACGGCTGTTCGGACGCGACGGGCGATCGTGCAATTATTAAAGCAGGAAGGTCGTTTAGATGCAGAAACCCTCGCTGCTCGTCTGGGAATTACGGCAATGGCAGTGC
The nucleotide sequence above comes from Oscillatoria sp. FACHB-1407. Encoded proteins:
- a CDS encoding SDR family NAD(P)-dependent oxidoreductase encodes the protein MATIVIFGASRGVGLGCSIGLPDPGDTVFLISRTRPPSLDRSDQITRIWIPADLSIPKMAATTVSEAIGDRAVDFLFYNAGIWEKDAFEPAYSFEQSTIEEMEQIIQVNLLAAILCTHQLIPNLKRSVNPRVVYMSSLSGLDNSGAPEVANTASKFGLRGVVHALRECLRDYRIPVTALNPGNIAAEIDYDAGAEAAVQTYDGTQIPMQDLVLLLRCLRQLTRVSCVKEIDIPAMPDLYA